In the Flavobacterium sp. 90 genome, ATTGCTGTTGGGGGAATTTTCAGAATCTAATATTTCGTAAAAAATAGTTTAAAAAATAGCTATCATTTATTTGGTAGCTATTTTTTTTATGTTTTACTTTGTAACTCAAAGTTCTTTTGATTTGCGTTAAATTATTTAAAAAAGATAGTTGACATAAAGCGTAATAAAGTACTTTTAGAGTTCAAAAATAAAAAGATGAAAAAACAAAAATATCTGTTTCTGGGAATTACATTTCTACTAAGTTTTGGTCTTGCATTATTTATTGCAATGTCTGTTTTTCCGAATAATCCATTTTCGAAAACGAAAAAAGAAAAAACAGAAAGTAGCGTACAAACTAAACTTAAAGATGGTGATATTATTTTTCAAACCTCACAATCTCCTCAATGTGAAGCGGTAAGAATTGCGACTAATTCAAAATTTTCTCATTGTGGAATTATCTACAATATAGACGGAAAATGGTTTGTCTTTGAGGCTGTTCAGCCTGTAAAACTGACTCCGTTTGACGAATGGATTCAACACGGAAAAGACAATAAATATGTTGTAAAGCGATTAAAAAATGCAGATCAGCTTTTGACTCCAATTGTTGTGCAAAAGATGCAAAATTACAGTCAACAGTTTGATGGAAAACAATATGACTCTTATTTTGAATGGACTGATACAAGAATATATTGCTCTGAATTGGTTTGGAAAATATATAAGAATGCAACTGGTATTGAACTTTCAAAACTA is a window encoding:
- a CDS encoding YiiX family permuted papain-like enzyme, with the protein product MKKQKYLFLGITFLLSFGLALFIAMSVFPNNPFSKTKKEKTESSVQTKLKDGDIIFQTSQSPQCEAVRIATNSKFSHCGIIYNIDGKWFVFEAVQPVKLTPFDEWIQHGKDNKYVVKRLKNADQLLTPIVVQKMQNYSQQFDGKQYDSYFEWTDTRIYCSELVWKIYKNATGIELSKLRELKDFNLTDARVQKILKERYGNNIPLGEKVVAPVDLADSDLLKTITDNY